A window of Pseudocalidococcus azoricus BACA0444 contains these coding sequences:
- a CDS encoding CIA30 family protein, which translates to MASPSKQEHSPASQAWDLGRFTQTLAFFETLPFIGNLSQWQAWLAPFLPPELQPISNKPQSTVLVLGATGNLGRRVVKLLLEQQYHVKAFVRNPARARDILAISTLPPGQKDRLTLVVGDVTQAESLPTDLLTGVDAVISCLGAIVRPVSPENREANYAEGTTYYEPAVIEATPEQVEYQGIQNLLKLAQPHFQANSGQRIIFDFCPPNQATAQLWGALDDVVMGGVSQSGLRILTTSALFTGVVSTANSGGFASIRTKNIQPPFDLSCFQGIQLRVKGDGQRYKFLLRSSPAWDGVGYAFSFDTVADQWQTIQIPFQQLTPVLRAKRNPTAPAFDPKTVYSLQLMLSKFEYDGALNPHFQPGPFALELETISAYLDHHPLPRWIMVSSAGATRPGTPEAATDPRPIVRLSDQLGGILTWKFRGEELIRQSGIPYTIIRPTALTESSGQEPLIMAQGDTLAGKVSREDVAQLCVQALQWPSATQKTLEIAAGDGGIVPQDWGRGLELLKAD; encoded by the coding sequence ATGGCATCCCCCTCCAAACAAGAACATTCTCCAGCCTCCCAGGCCTGGGACTTGGGCCGCTTTACCCAAACCTTAGCTTTTTTTGAAACCCTCCCCTTTATTGGCAATCTCAGTCAGTGGCAGGCCTGGTTGGCTCCCTTTTTACCCCCAGAACTACAGCCCATATCGAATAAGCCCCAATCCACCGTCTTAGTCCTTGGCGCAACGGGCAATCTTGGGCGGCGGGTCGTGAAATTATTACTAGAGCAGCAGTATCACGTCAAAGCCTTTGTCCGCAACCCAGCCCGAGCCAGGGATATTTTGGCCATTTCAACTCTACCCCCAGGCCAAAAAGATCGCTTAACCCTAGTGGTGGGAGATGTGACCCAGGCCGAGAGTTTACCTACTGATTTATTGACCGGTGTGGATGCCGTCATTTCCTGCTTAGGGGCAATTGTTCGTCCGGTCAGTCCTGAAAACCGGGAAGCCAATTACGCCGAAGGCACAACCTATTATGAGCCAGCCGTTATTGAAGCCACCCCCGAACAAGTGGAATACCAAGGCATTCAAAATCTCCTTAAGTTAGCCCAGCCACATTTTCAGGCCAATTCTGGGCAACGGATTATTTTTGATTTTTGTCCGCCCAATCAAGCCACTGCCCAACTCTGGGGAGCCTTAGATGATGTGGTTATGGGCGGTGTGAGTCAAAGTGGCTTACGGATATTAACCACCTCGGCGCTATTTACGGGTGTGGTTTCCACTGCCAATTCTGGCGGGTTTGCTTCCATCAGAACGAAGAACATCCAACCTCCCTTCGATTTAAGTTGCTTTCAGGGCATCCAGTTACGGGTCAAGGGAGATGGGCAACGCTATAAATTTTTGCTCAGGAGTTCCCCGGCCTGGGATGGAGTCGGTTACGCCTTTTCCTTTGATACAGTGGCCGATCAGTGGCAAACGATTCAAATTCCTTTTCAGCAATTAACTCCAGTTTTGCGGGCTAAACGCAACCCCACTGCACCTGCCTTTGACCCCAAAACGGTTTATTCCCTCCAACTCATGCTCAGTAAATTTGAATATGATGGCGCGCTCAATCCTCACTTTCAGCCCGGCCCCTTTGCCCTTGAACTTGAAACCATCAGCGCTTATCTGGATCATCACCCTCTCCCCCGCTGGATTATGGTTAGTTCGGCTGGAGCCACCCGGCCGGGAACCCCTGAAGCAGCCACCGATCCCCGCCCGATTGTGCGCCTAAGTGATCAACTGGGTGGGATTTTGACCTGGAAATTCCGGGGTGAAGAATTGATTCGCCAGAGTGGAATTCCCTATACCATTATTCGCCCCACGGCCCTGACTGAATCTAGCGGACAAGAACCCCTGATCATGGCCCAAGGGGATACCCTAGCGGGAAAAGTCAGTCGTGAGGATGTGGCTCAACTCTGTGTCCAGGCCTTGCAATGGCCAAGTGCGACCCAAAAAACCTTAGAAATTGCCGCCGGAGATGGTGGGATTGTGCCTCAGGACTGGGGGCGGGGCCTGGAGTTACTCAAAGCCGATTAG
- a CDS encoding Dps family protein, whose protein sequence is MVATLTKPDNAVVATLNRQQANALVAYLNYKKYHWLTFGPLFRDLHLLFEEQGGEVFASLDELAERSLMLDGQPIADPADYIPAATVSPSQGELNPKAMLSEAIATHELIIGEMHVDAEVATAAGDIGTADLYTRLVQVHQKHRWFLKEFLTKGDGLVS, encoded by the coding sequence ATGGTCGCTACCCTGACTAAACCTGACAACGCTGTGGTTGCCACCCTCAATCGTCAACAGGCCAATGCTTTGGTTGCTTACCTCAACTACAAAAAATATCATTGGCTCACCTTTGGCCCCCTCTTTCGGGATTTACATTTGTTATTTGAAGAACAGGGGGGTGAAGTCTTTGCCAGCTTGGATGAATTGGCTGAGCGCAGTTTGATGTTGGATGGTCAACCCATTGCGGATCCGGCCGACTATATTCCCGCCGCCACCGTCAGCCCGTCCCAAGGGGAGTTGAACCCGAAAGCGATGCTCAGTGAGGCCATTGCCACCCATGAATTGATCATTGGGGAAATGCACGTAGATGCTGAAGTTGCCACCGCGGCCGGTGATATTGGCACAGCGGATCTTTATACTCGCCTTGTCCAAGTCCACCAAAAACATCGTTGGTTTCTGAAGGAATTTTTGACCAAAGGCGATGGCCTGGTGAGCTAA
- a CDS encoding bifunctional riboflavin kinase/FAD synthetase: MGPVLVTSDLQDVDHKTAIALGNFDGLHLGHQAVIGALAQAPSHLQRALVTFTPHPQAFFQGITRPLLTPLAEKVPILAGLGIEQLIRIPFTHALAQLSPEAFVQSILVNQLQTEFIAVGFNFGFGAKRAGTAADLQNLAWEFGIPVVIVEPQRFGPDRISSSAIRQALGEGHISLAQKLLGRPYRLQGTVIQGQQLGRSLGFPTANLALEPEKFLPRQGVYVVTVQGDGWEQPWPGVLNLGNRPTVSGEHLTAEVHLLDWAGDLYGQVLRTDCYHFLRPELKFASLTELRQQISQDCHQARHWLETNLTPTKQTV, from the coding sequence ATGGGGCCAGTGTTGGTCACCTCTGATCTGCAAGATGTTGATCATAAAACAGCCATTGCCCTAGGAAACTTTGATGGGTTACATCTGGGGCATCAAGCGGTGATTGGGGCATTGGCCCAGGCCCCGTCTCATCTCCAGCGGGCCCTCGTCACCTTCACCCCCCATCCCCAGGCCTTTTTTCAGGGAATCACCCGCCCCCTACTCACCCCCTTAGCCGAAAAAGTGCCCATCTTAGCGGGCCTTGGCATTGAACAACTGATTCGGATTCCCTTTACCCATGCCCTAGCTCAACTCAGTCCCGAAGCCTTTGTCCAGAGTATTTTGGTTAATCAACTCCAAACAGAATTTATTGCGGTGGGGTTTAACTTTGGCTTTGGGGCCAAACGGGCCGGGACAGCGGCAGACCTGCAAAACCTGGCCTGGGAGTTTGGGATTCCGGTGGTGATTGTTGAACCCCAACGCTTTGGCCCGGATCGGATTAGTAGTTCGGCAATTCGCCAGGCCTTGGGGGAGGGGCATATTTCCCTGGCCCAAAAACTCCTGGGGCGGCCCTATCGTCTGCAAGGGACTGTGATCCAGGGGCAGCAATTGGGACGGTCATTAGGATTTCCCACCGCCAACTTAGCCCTAGAGCCAGAAAAATTCTTGCCCCGCCAAGGGGTTTATGTGGTGACTGTCCAGGGAGATGGTTGGGAGCAGCCTTGGCCGGGGGTCTTAAATCTGGGCAATCGCCCCACAGTGTCTGGAGAACATCTGACGGCGGAAGTGCATCTTTTGGATTGGGCGGGAGACTTATATGGCCAGGTTTTACGGACTGACTGCTATCATTTCCTCCGTCCTGAATTAAAATTTGCCTCCCTAACAGAGTTACGCCAACAAATCAGCCAAGATTGCCACCAGGCCCGGCATTGGTTAGAGACAAATCTGACCCCGACCAAACAGACTGTTTAA
- a CDS encoding ABC transporter substrate-binding protein encodes MAPLFRNRFCRWLCFLLLGMSLTLLPSCFGPPPTTGPQIEFWTMQLKPKFTDYFNQLIATFEQDHPGVKVRWVDVPWTAMQSKILTAVSARTAPDVVNLNPDFASQLAARKAWLDLNGRVTAAQQAEYLPKIWDALTLNGQSFGLPWYLTSRITISNQELLTQAGISQPPQTFAELAQAARQIKAKTGKYAFFITVVPEDSAELMESLVQMGVELVDSQGKAAFNSPAGQAAVQFWVDLYQQDLLPPQILTEGHRQGIELYQAGQTAILLSSPEFLNTVEINAPSIAKVSVSSPQITGETGKKNVAAMNLVIPKDTKEPELAVKFALFVTNNQNQLDFAKAANVLPSTVAALEDPYFTNLPAAATPIQIARAVSAKQMNQAAILIPAVKDVKQLQKALYENIQAAMLKQKTVEQALADAAQAWDSRVSAS; translated from the coding sequence ATGGCCCCCTTGTTCCGAAATCGCTTCTGTCGTTGGCTTTGTTTTCTCCTCCTGGGGATGAGCTTGACCCTACTACCCAGTTGCTTCGGGCCACCGCCGACCACCGGGCCACAGATTGAATTTTGGACGATGCAACTGAAGCCCAAGTTTACGGACTACTTCAATCAACTCATTGCTACCTTTGAACAAGATCATCCGGGGGTGAAGGTGCGCTGGGTAGATGTACCTTGGACGGCAATGCAAAGCAAAATTCTCACGGCGGTTTCTGCCCGAACGGCCCCGGATGTGGTGAATCTCAATCCAGATTTTGCTTCCCAATTGGCCGCCCGCAAGGCCTGGTTAGACCTGAATGGCCGGGTGACGGCGGCCCAGCAAGCAGAATATCTGCCCAAGATTTGGGATGCATTAACCCTGAATGGGCAAAGTTTTGGGCTGCCCTGGTACTTAACCTCTCGGATTACGATTTCTAACCAAGAACTGTTGACCCAGGCCGGGATTAGCCAACCGCCCCAAACCTTTGCGGAATTAGCCCAGGCCGCCCGTCAAATCAAAGCCAAAACGGGGAAATATGCCTTCTTTATTACCGTTGTTCCTGAAGATTCGGCTGAATTGATGGAGTCTTTAGTGCAGATGGGCGTGGAGTTGGTGGATAGTCAGGGCAAAGCTGCGTTTAATAGTCCGGCCGGTCAAGCCGCAGTCCAGTTTTGGGTGGATCTCTATCAGCAGGATCTATTGCCACCCCAGATTCTCACGGAAGGCCATCGCCAGGGTATTGAACTATACCAGGCCGGGCAAACGGCGATCCTCCTCTCTAGTCCTGAATTCTTGAATACGGTCGAAATTAACGCCCCCAGCATTGCCAAAGTCTCGGTCAGCAGTCCCCAAATTACGGGTGAGACGGGCAAAAAAAATGTCGCCGCCATGAATCTGGTCATCCCCAAAGACACAAAAGAGCCGGAATTAGCCGTCAAGTTTGCCCTCTTTGTGACCAATAATCAAAATCAACTGGACTTTGCCAAAGCGGCCAATGTTTTACCCTCTACAGTGGCGGCCCTAGAGGATCCCTATTTCACCAATTTGCCGGCCGCTGCCACTCCAATTCAAATAGCCAGGGCCGTCAGCGCTAAACAGATGAACCAAGCCGCGATCTTAATTCCGGCCGTTAAGGATGTGAAGCAACTGCAAAAAGCTCTTTACGAAAATATCCAAGCTGCGATGCTCAAGCAAAAAACGGTCGAGCAAGCCCTAGCCGATGCAGCCCAGGCCTGGGACAGTCGCGTTAGTGCCTCTTGA
- a CDS encoding DUF1269 domain-containing protein, which produces MSTLIVVDFDNQYKANEVLLELLKLQREHLLDLEDAAVVVRTQEGKIKINQTQDLTLTGALSGGFWGLLLGLIFFNPLLGWAAGLVAGAISGKFTDIGIDDNFIKELGETLTPGHSAIFTLVRQATPDKVLEEISGYGGKVLRTSLSKEDEAKLQEALNKGNSGEA; this is translated from the coding sequence ATGAGTACCCTGATTGTGGTGGACTTTGATAACCAATACAAAGCCAATGAAGTCTTGCTGGAGCTTCTAAAACTCCAACGGGAACACCTCCTAGACCTAGAAGACGCAGCGGTGGTTGTGCGCACCCAAGAGGGGAAAATTAAGATTAACCAAACCCAGGATTTGACCTTGACCGGGGCCTTAAGCGGTGGCTTTTGGGGACTCTTACTCGGCTTGATTTTCTTTAACCCCCTCTTGGGCTGGGCGGCTGGCCTGGTGGCTGGGGCGATTTCTGGCAAATTTACGGATATTGGTATTGATGACAACTTTATCAAAGAACTGGGGGAAACCCTGACTCCGGGCCACTCCGCCATTTTTACCTTGGTGCGCCAGGCCACCCCTGATAAGGTTTTAGAAGAGATTAGTGGCTATGGTGGTAAAGTTCTGCGGACATCTCTGTCTAAAGAAGATGAAGCTAAGCTCCAAGAAGCCCTCAACAAGGGTAACTCAGGGGAAGCCTAA
- a CDS encoding amino acid ABC transporter permease yields MTVQAPASFPNPYSPTTPAWVRIANWIFFLVIGLGVIAFATYLFRFRQTIALYGPFLLRATITTILISICSMILAVLLGALGAWGKLSGRNIPQAIATVYVEFIRGTPTLVQMLIWGFGVGGLLSQLGFDPRQIAFNVMTLLQSNSLVSPLFNFIFYGIIGLGFNYGAYLTEVFRSGITTIDKGQTEAGLSLGMTGRQTMGRIIIPQGLALIIPPFTNNFITLIQDCALLSVIGVPELQNMTNSFANPITNGDTKLFVYVLGALFYLSLCYPLSLLARYLERRMSQGLA; encoded by the coding sequence ATGACGGTACAAGCCCCTGCCTCTTTCCCAAACCCTTATAGCCCTACTACTCCGGCCTGGGTCAGGATTGCCAACTGGATTTTTTTTCTTGTGATTGGCCTGGGGGTCATTGCCTTTGCCACCTATTTATTTAGATTTCGACAAACCATTGCCCTCTATGGCCCATTTCTCCTCCGAGCGACAATCACCACAATTCTCATTTCAATTTGCAGCATGATTTTGGCGGTACTTTTGGGCGCGCTCGGGGCCTGGGGTAAGCTATCAGGCCGAAACATCCCCCAAGCCATCGCCACGGTCTATGTGGAATTTATTCGCGGCACACCCACTCTCGTCCAGATGTTGATTTGGGGGTTTGGTGTTGGTGGCCTACTCTCCCAGTTGGGCTTTGATCCGCGGCAAATTGCCTTTAATGTCATGACCCTGTTACAGAGCAATAGCCTGGTCTCGCCCCTGTTTAACTTTATTTTTTACGGGATCATTGGCCTGGGGTTTAACTATGGAGCTTATCTGACAGAAGTGTTCCGCTCTGGGATTACCACCATTGATAAAGGACAAACAGAAGCTGGCTTAAGTTTAGGGATGACCGGCCGCCAAACCATGGGCAGAATTATTATTCCTCAAGGTTTAGCCCTCATCATTCCTCCCTTTACGAATAATTTTATTACCCTGATCCAAGATTGCGCCTTACTTTCAGTCATCGGTGTGCCAGAGTTGCAAAACATGACCAATTCCTTTGCTAACCCTATTACCAATGGAGATACAAAGCTGTTTGTCTATGTCTTAGGAGCCTTGTTCTACCTCAGCCTCTGCTATCCTCTGTCCTTATTGGCACGCTATTTAGAACGGCGGATGTCCCAAGGCCTGGCCTAG
- a CDS encoding DUF4350 domain-containing protein, with the protein MSQAANLPRPKNASRQIFVWLFGLGVLLVVALMIMALAPSGKAGSSLDRSPWGSREFFQYLQEQGTQTSSVQRWQRAYKNLSGRNQVLFQITDQQRWQDPWSLDPDIEKWLAQGNTLIRFTWGGTVRSPTSQTRLSTPQGPVAVDTRRRMNVADESENVDLGPAITVLGDDAGAVAWSVKTKAGGKIFGVYPWLVANAYSGLNSANFAYFAALAQAKGEKIWFDEWLHGYRIKDSEDSSQNSYGSIWDYLRRTPWLLVLIQAIVLGLILLWGKNHRLGPLIQAHEPTQANSEQYIQALSGVLHQAQHHDFVQAQLSQRCRQELAEKLGLRGAWSGHQQIVTDQELAQAWSLHTGEDPGKVLLVLGPVPEKLSEQELLIWLNQVGKILQGLVS; encoded by the coding sequence ATGAGCCAAGCTGCTAATCTACCCCGCCCTAAAAACGCCTCTCGCCAGATTTTTGTCTGGTTGTTTGGCCTGGGGGTTTTGTTAGTAGTCGCCCTGATGATTATGGCCCTGGCTCCATCAGGAAAAGCAGGCTCAAGTTTGGATCGCTCCCCCTGGGGCAGTCGTGAATTTTTTCAGTATCTCCAGGAGCAGGGAACGCAAACTAGCTCAGTCCAACGCTGGCAACGGGCTTACAAAAACCTCTCTGGTCGCAATCAAGTTCTCTTCCAAATTACCGATCAACAGCGCTGGCAAGACCCCTGGAGTTTAGATCCGGATATTGAAAAATGGCTGGCTCAAGGGAATACGCTAATTCGCTTTACCTGGGGAGGAACAGTTAGAAGTCCAACTTCCCAAACCCGCTTGAGCACTCCCCAAGGGCCTGTGGCAGTGGATACAAGGCGGCGGATGAATGTGGCTGATGAGTCAGAAAACGTTGATCTCGGCCCTGCCATAACAGTTTTAGGAGATGATGCTGGAGCGGTGGCCTGGTCGGTCAAAACAAAGGCCGGGGGAAAAATTTTTGGAGTCTATCCGTGGTTAGTGGCTAATGCCTACAGTGGTTTAAATTCGGCGAACTTTGCTTATTTTGCCGCACTGGCCCAGGCCAAGGGTGAGAAAATTTGGTTTGATGAATGGTTACATGGGTATCGGATTAAAGACAGTGAAGATTCATCTCAGAATAGCTATGGCAGTATCTGGGACTATTTACGCCGGACTCCTTGGCTGCTAGTGCTGATCCAGGCCATAGTGCTCGGATTGATCCTGCTCTGGGGTAAAAATCATCGCCTCGGGCCCTTAATTCAAGCCCATGAACCGACCCAGGCCAATAGTGAGCAATATATTCAAGCCCTTTCGGGAGTCCTCCACCAAGCCCAGCATCATGATTTTGTCCAGGCCCAACTGAGTCAACGCTGCCGACAAGAACTAGCCGAGAAATTAGGCTTACGGGGGGCCTGGTCAGGACATCAACAGATTGTTACTGATCAGGAATTAGCCCAGGCCTGGAGTTTGCACACTGGAGAGGATCCAGGGAAGGTGTTATTGGTGCTTGGCCCGGTTCCCGAAAAATTAAGTGAACAGGAATTATTAATTTGGCTTAACCAGGTGGGGAAGATTCTCCAAGGCCTGGTCAGCTGA
- a CDS encoding M16 family metallopeptidase, whose amino-acid sequence MISNRQTVRYATLLLLFLTFFFFWGGPTLTLAASPKHYQDLTFPPLPEITLPKYERYQLANGLTVYLLPDHDWPIVRGTALIRVGSRWEPADQAGLADLTGDLIRNGGTRNHPIEELDTLLADRAATIETGFGVTAGQVSFTALREHTPDVFTWFSEILQAPAFDLEQIAVAKQRRRGQIARRNDQPESIAGREFYRLIYGPDSPYSRRPEYATLERIDRQALVEFAQTYIQPSQMILGIVGDFDPPAMRDLIQAQFGPWQPTPPALPPIPTIDQQPPIGTFFINQPQLSQSYIYTGHLGDTLRDPDVFALYVMNGVLNGFGGRLFNRIRSQQGLAYSVYAAWNPEYDYPGVFFGMGQTKTAATLAFFNALQQEFRRLQTEPIQANELAYAQDAILNSFIFNFRSPAQTLYRLMRYDYFGYDSDYIFQYQQGVKATTITDVQRVAQAHLQPEQLTTLIVGNQTALALELAQFPQPIQEIEITIPNLN is encoded by the coding sequence ATGATTAGCAATCGCCAGACTGTCCGCTATGCAACGCTTCTGCTTCTGTTCCTGACCTTTTTCTTCTTTTGGGGAGGCCCGACTTTGACCCTTGCTGCCAGTCCTAAACACTATCAAGATCTTACCTTTCCGCCCCTGCCTGAAATTACCCTCCCCAAGTATGAACGTTACCAACTGGCCAATGGCTTAACGGTATATTTATTGCCAGATCATGATTGGCCGATTGTGCGCGGCACTGCCCTAATCCGAGTTGGCAGTCGTTGGGAACCGGCGGATCAAGCTGGCCTGGCGGATTTGACCGGGGACTTAATTCGCAACGGGGGCACTCGTAACCATCCCATTGAAGAACTGGATACGCTCTTAGCGGATCGGGCTGCCACCATTGAAACGGGGTTTGGGGTCACGGCCGGACAGGTTAGCTTTACGGCCTTGCGCGAGCATACCCCTGATGTTTTCACTTGGTTCTCAGAAATACTCCAGGCCCCAGCCTTTGACCTAGAACAGATTGCCGTGGCCAAACAACGCCGCCGGGGACAAATTGCACGCCGTAATGATCAGCCAGAATCCATTGCCGGTCGTGAGTTTTATCGGTTGATTTATGGCCCCGACAGCCCCTATAGCCGCCGCCCGGAATATGCCACCCTTGAGCGCATTGATCGCCAGGCCCTCGTTGAGTTTGCCCAGACCTATATCCAGCCGAGTCAGATGATTTTGGGAATTGTCGGCGACTTTGACCCCCCCGCCATGCGCGACCTCATTCAAGCCCAGTTTGGCCCATGGCAACCCACTCCCCCGGCCCTGCCGCCCATTCCCACCATTGACCAGCAGCCACCCATAGGGACATTCTTCATCAATCAACCCCAACTGAGCCAAAGCTATATTTACACCGGCCACCTAGGGGATACACTCCGAGATCCCGATGTGTTTGCCCTCTATGTCATGAACGGGGTTTTGAATGGGTTTGGCGGGCGGCTATTTAATCGAATTCGCTCCCAACAGGGCCTGGCTTACTCAGTCTATGCGGCCTGGAACCCTGAATATGACTATCCTGGGGTCTTTTTTGGGATGGGGCAAACTAAAACAGCCGCAACCTTAGCCTTCTTCAATGCCCTCCAACAGGAATTCCGCCGCCTGCAAACCGAACCCATCCAAGCGAACGAATTAGCCTATGCCCAGGATGCGATTTTGAACTCCTTTATCTTCAACTTTCGCAGTCCCGCCCAAACCCTCTATCGGCTGATGCGTTATGACTATTTTGGCTATGACAGTGACTATATTTTTCAATATCAACAGGGGGTAAAAGCGACGACAATTACCGATGTTCAACGGGTGGCCCAGGCCCATCTCCAGCCAGAGCAGTTAACGACATTGATTGTGGGCAACCAAACCGCCCTCGCCCTAGAACTGGCCCAATTTCCCCAGCCAATTCAAGAGATTGAGATTACGATCCCCAACCTTAACTAG
- a CDS encoding DUF4129 domain-containing protein, translated as MALNLPDQARWELDQQWRQTTETLAYWWEQFLSAPQSDFQTDLNWLEPLAKLLAVLLVGLVLGVVLVRLGQWLWRKWPKQQATSPTGDLLSVMSSQSVQAWLRQAQASQAQEDYGTACRAYYMALILRLRAGNWLNRGEFFTNGEYWRDLEVAWALGQHPPRLRQPIQQLFQTHSRLYYGGQDISPETMAQCREAYFQVEPDLIKPSPPPKSP; from the coding sequence TTGGCTCTTAACCTCCCTGATCAGGCCCGCTGGGAACTGGATCAACAATGGCGACAAACCACAGAAACCTTAGCCTATTGGTGGGAGCAATTTCTGAGTGCGCCCCAATCCGACTTTCAAACTGACCTCAACTGGCTTGAACCCTTGGCCAAATTGCTGGCGGTGTTGTTAGTGGGGCTAGTGTTGGGAGTCGTTCTTGTTCGTCTAGGGCAGTGGTTGTGGCGAAAATGGCCAAAGCAGCAGGCTACCTCCCCCACCGGAGATTTGCTTTCTGTGATGAGTTCCCAATCGGTTCAAGCGTGGTTACGCCAGGCCCAGGCGTCCCAAGCCCAAGAGGACTATGGTACTGCTTGTCGAGCCTATTACATGGCCTTAATTTTGCGCTTGCGGGCCGGGAATTGGTTGAATCGGGGTGAATTTTTCACAAATGGTGAATATTGGCGGGATCTCGAGGTAGCTTGGGCCTTAGGGCAACATCCCCCCCGCTTACGGCAACCGATCCAACAACTTTTTCAAACCCATTCCCGGCTTTATTATGGTGGTCAAGATATTTCCCCAGAAACCATGGCCCAATGCCGAGAGGCTTATTTTCAGGTGGAGCCAGATCTGATCAAACCATCACCACCGCCCAAAAGCCCTTAG